A single region of the Manihot esculenta cultivar AM560-2 chromosome 12, M.esculenta_v8, whole genome shotgun sequence genome encodes:
- the LOC110628052 gene encoding uncharacterized protein LOC110628052, translating to MSVVEEAAVGAALGFLLQAIKEAKEKAVFFRRTLQSLQDTLQNVRPIIHEVLKIENAPTDACNRFVQMLKKAEMLVEMYSDISKWKLLKKRKVKKLIQEMDASIQRFMTRDFQAEQLLYLAKINEKMDRVIVLLGLDCDAVNGKEFSTETVTNGKSSKPKIENGSEGQSSNPKFEFHWKSKGKCIDIRFWHDRHD from the coding sequence ATGAGTGTTGTTGAAGAGGCTGCTGTCGGAGCCGCTCTTGGATTTTTGCTTCAAGCAattaaagaagcaaaagaaaaggCAGTCTTCTTCAGAAGAACCCTTCAAAGTCTCCAGGATACGCTTCAGAACGTGAGGCCGATCATTCATGAAGTCCTGAAGATTGAAAATGCTCCTACTGATGCATGCAACAGATTTGTCCAGATGTTGAAGAAAGCTGAGATGCTTGTTGAAATGTATTCGGACATCAGTAAATGGAAATTGCTTAAGAAGCGTAAGGTCAAGAAGCTGATTCAAGAAATGGATGCTTCAATTCAAAGGTTTATGACAAGGGATTTTCAGGCTGAACAACTTCTCTACCTTGCAAAAATTAACGAGAAAATGGATCGTGTAATAGTATTGTTAGGGTTAGATTGTGATGCAGTTAATGGAAAAGAATTCAGTACTGAGACTGTAACCAATGGGAAGTCATCAAAGCCCAAGATTGAGAATGGGAGTGAAGGTCAGTCATCCAATCCTAAATTTGAATTCCACTGGAAAAGCAAGGGAAAATGCATTGACATTCGCTTCTG